In a genomic window of Helianthus annuus cultivar XRQ/B chromosome 10, HanXRQr2.0-SUNRISE, whole genome shotgun sequence:
- the LOC110885352 gene encoding probable protein phosphatase 2C 60 has translation MLPGLMNYFWACFRPRWGRYVYSGESSGRQDGLLWYKDSGHHVSGDFSMAVVQANNLLEDQSQVESGCLSLQESGPYGTFVGVYDGHGGPETSRFINSNLFQHLKRFTSENQSMSVEVIKKAFEATEDGFLSLVTKQWPLQPQIAAVGSCCLVGVVCGGNLYIANLGDSRAVLGRLMKSTGEIVALQLSAEHNACIESVRQELHSIHPDDSQIVVLKHNVWRVKGLIQISRSIGDFYLKKTEFNRAPLYARFRLREPFKRPILSSDPSVSVHQLQPHDQFIIFASDGLWEHLTNQEAVDFVQNHPRSGSAKRLVKVALRSAAKKREMRYSDLKKIDRGVRRHFHDDITVVVLFLDSNLVSRASSIRTPNISVKGAGINLRPNTLAPGPA, from the exons ATGTTACCAGGGTTGATGAACTATTTTTGGGCTTGTTTTCGGCCTCGGTGGGGGAGATATGTTTACAGTGGTGAATCCAGTGGTCGGCAGGACGGGTTGTTGTGGTATAAGGATTCAGGGCATCATGTCAGTGGGGATTTCTCCATGGCTGTAGTTCAGGCTAATAATTTGTTGGAAGATCAGAGCCAGGTTGAGTCAGGGTGTTTGAGCTTGCAGGAGTCCGGCCCGTATGGGACTTTTGTTGGAGTTTATGATGGGCATGGTGGTCCCGAGACGTCGCGCTTTATTAATAGTAATTTGTTTCAGCATCTCAAGA GGTTTACATCAGAGAATCAATCAATGTCAGTGGAGGTAATCAAGAAGGCTTTCGAAGCAACAGAAGACGGGTTTCTTTCTCTTGTAACCAAACAGTGGCCATTGCAGCCGCAAATAGCGGCCGTTGGATCATGCTGCCTTGTGGGAGTTGTGTGTGGTGGGAACCTTTACATTGCTAATCTCGGAGATTCTCGAGCTGTTTTAGGAAGACTTATGAAGTCAACCGGAGAAATTGTTGCACTTCAGCTTTCGGCTGAACACAATGCGTGTATAGAGTCTGTGAGACAAGAGCTGCACTCAATACATCCAGATGATTCACAGATTGTAGTTTTGAAGCATAACGTGTGGCGGGTAAAAGGTCTTATACAG ATTTCAAGATCCATTGGAGATTTTTACTTAAAAAAGACTGAATTCAATCGGGCACCTTTGTATGCCAGATTCCGCCTTCGTGAACCGTTTAAAAGACCGATATTGAGCTCAGATCCATCTGTTTCGGTGCACCAATTGCAGCCACATGATCAGTTTATCATATTTGCTTCTGATGGCCTCTGGGAGCATCTTACTAACCAAGAAGCTGTTGACTTTGTTCAAAATCATCCACGTTCC GGAAGTGCTAAGAGATTAGTAAAAGTTGCACTGCGGTCTGCAGCAAAGAAGAGGGAAATGAGATACTCGGACTTGAAAAAGATCGATCGTGGGGTCCGCCGTCATTTCCATGATGATATCACGGTGGTTGTGCTATTTCTTGACTCAAACCTCGTGAGTAGGGCTAGCTCGATTAGAACCCCTAACATATCCGTGAAAGGCGCAGGAATAAACCTGCGTCCAAACACACTCGCTCCTGGGCCCGCCTGA